In Prochlorococcus marinus XMU1411, one genomic interval encodes:
- the gmd gene encoding GDP-mannose 4,6-dehydratase — protein sequence MSKRKKALITGITGQDGSYLSEFLLNKNYEVHGIKRRSSSFNTSRIDHLYQDPHNNEQSFILHYGDLTDSTNLIRIIQQVQPDEIYNLGAQSHVAVSFETPEYTANCDALGTLRILEAIRILRLTEKTKIYQASTSELYGLIQESPQSEQTPFYPRSPYGVAKLYAYWITVNYREAYNMFACNGILFNHESPRRGETFITRKITRGLTRINANLDKFLYLGNLDAKRDWGHAKDYVAMQWLMLQQDKPDDFVIATGRTETVRKFVEMSAKELGWGKNNNDPAIIWEGEGINEIGKRADNGEIVIKVDPKYFRPTEVDQLMGNPKKAYEILGWVPETSLEELVKEMIAFDKEEALKESLLRKKGFKVASFNETP from the coding sequence ATGTCTAAACGAAAGAAAGCTTTAATAACTGGAATAACTGGTCAAGATGGTAGTTACTTATCAGAATTTTTATTAAACAAAAACTATGAAGTGCATGGAATTAAAAGAAGGTCAAGTAGTTTTAATACTTCAAGGATTGACCATCTTTATCAAGATCCCCATAATAATGAACAATCATTCATACTCCATTATGGAGATTTAACTGATAGCACAAATCTAATAAGAATTATTCAACAAGTTCAGCCTGATGAAATATACAATTTAGGAGCTCAAAGTCATGTAGCAGTTAGTTTTGAGACTCCAGAATATACTGCAAATTGTGACGCTTTAGGTACCTTAAGAATTCTTGAAGCGATAAGAATTCTCCGTCTTACAGAGAAAACAAAGATCTATCAAGCAAGTACCAGCGAACTATATGGACTTATTCAAGAGAGTCCACAAAGTGAGCAAACTCCTTTTTATCCTAGGAGCCCATACGGTGTAGCCAAACTTTATGCTTACTGGATAACTGTTAATTATAGAGAAGCTTACAACATGTTTGCTTGTAATGGAATCTTATTCAATCATGAAAGTCCTAGAAGGGGTGAAACTTTTATAACAAGAAAAATTACAAGAGGATTAACAAGAATAAATGCAAATTTAGATAAGTTTTTATATTTGGGTAATCTTGATGCCAAAAGAGATTGGGGTCACGCAAAGGATTATGTTGCAATGCAATGGCTAATGCTGCAGCAGGATAAACCTGATGACTTTGTGATTGCAACTGGTCGAACAGAAACGGTAAGGAAATTTGTTGAAATGAGTGCCAAAGAACTGGGATGGGGCAAAAATAATAATGATCCTGCAATAATATGGGAAGGTGAAGGAATAAATGAGATCGGGAAAAGAGCTGATAATGGTGAAATAGTGATTAAAGTTGATCCTAAATATTTTCGTCCTACTGAGGTAGATCAATTAATGGGTAACCCCAAAAAGGCCTACGAAATACTTGGTTGGGTTCCTGAAACTAGTTTAGAAGAATTAGTCAAAGAAATGATTGCTTTTGATAAAGAAGAGGCCTTAAAAGAATCATTATTAAGAAAAAAAGGTTTCAAGGTTGCCAGTTTCAATGAGACGCCTTAG
- a CDS encoding GDP-L-fucose synthase family protein: MEKKISLKEKILVAGAKGMVGSAICRALKKSNYGNPNNGGSILSPSKKELNYLDFSTLQDWFKKNKPSIVIIAAAKVGGILANSSKPADFIIENLKIQNNLIETSWKNGVKRLLFLGSSCIYPKHASQPLKEEYLLTGALESTNEFYAISKISGIKLCQALNIQYGFDAISLMPTNLYGTGDNYDINNSHVLPALIRKFSEASEKSLSSVTCWGTGNVLREFLHVDDLARAVVFSLENWDPKDSSSPKDIYGNPLYFLNVGTGKDITIKNLALKIANATSFNGEIHWDNTKPDGTPKKQLNIERILKLGWVPKVDLDEGISQTVFEFLKKENLRGI, from the coding sequence ATGGAAAAAAAGATTTCACTAAAAGAAAAAATTTTAGTAGCTGGTGCAAAAGGTATGGTTGGCAGCGCAATATGCAGGGCTTTAAAAAAATCTAATTATGGGAATCCTAATAATGGAGGTTCTATTCTTAGTCCCTCTAAAAAGGAATTAAATTATCTGGACTTTTCCACATTGCAAGACTGGTTTAAAAAAAATAAACCTTCAATAGTAATTATTGCAGCGGCAAAAGTTGGAGGGATCCTAGCAAACTCATCTAAACCAGCTGATTTTATTATTGAAAATCTCAAAATACAAAATAATCTTATAGAAACATCTTGGAAAAATGGCGTGAAAAGACTTTTATTTCTTGGTAGCAGTTGTATCTATCCCAAGCATGCTTCTCAACCTTTAAAAGAAGAATATCTTTTAACTGGTGCTTTGGAATCTACAAACGAATTTTATGCAATTTCAAAAATTAGTGGAATTAAGCTTTGTCAAGCACTTAATATTCAATATGGTTTTGATGCAATAAGTTTAATGCCAACAAACTTATATGGGACTGGAGATAATTATGATATAAACAATAGTCATGTATTACCCGCTTTGATAAGAAAATTTTCCGAGGCATCTGAGAAATCATTATCATCTGTTACTTGTTGGGGGACAGGAAATGTATTAAGGGAATTTCTACATGTGGATGATTTAGCAAGAGCTGTAGTTTTTTCATTAGAGAATTGGGATCCTAAAGATTCTTCATCTCCAAAAGATATATATGGGAATCCACTTTATTTCTTAAATGTTGGGACAGGTAAAGATATTACTATAAAAAATTTAGCTTTAAAAATTGCAAATGCTACTTCATTTAATGGTGAAATTCATTGGGATAATACGAAGCCTGATGGCACCCCAAAAAAACAACTCAATATAGAAAGAATTCTCAAGCTAGGATGGGTTCCAAAAGTTGATTTAGATGAAGGTATTTCACAAACAGTCTTTGAATTTTTGAAAAAAGAAAATTTAAGAGGTATTTGA
- the wecB gene encoding non-hydrolyzing UDP-N-acetylglucosamine 2-epimerase, with amino-acid sequence MQRPLVTFVLGTRPEAIKLSPLIIAFKASEKVQTRVILTGQHIEMVTQVTNIFNIKEDFNLNLMQHGQSLTFITNSILNGLDAEFSKNKPQFILVQGDTTTAFAGALAAFYKNIPIGHVEAGLRTGSLDNPFPEEANRRLISQISTLHFAPTKNAYLNLINSGINKENIQITGNTVVDALKIIAEKDLKNKCNEIYSGGDYLILLTVHRRENWGENLKNIIIAIKKIVQFHTNISIVLPMHKNKIVRDILKNELGENPKVILTETLPYDQLISVMKKSYFIITDSGGIQEEAPTLAKPVLVIRETTERTESIEAKTSKLIGTNPDNIFKEVSELILNKTKYQKMAKAINPYGDGNSSKRILSHCLNFLKI; translated from the coding sequence ATGCAGAGACCTTTAGTTACTTTTGTTTTAGGTACAAGACCAGAAGCTATCAAACTATCGCCATTGATAATCGCTTTTAAAGCTTCTGAAAAGGTTCAAACAAGGGTGATTTTAACTGGGCAACACATAGAGATGGTAACCCAAGTAACAAATATATTTAATATAAAAGAGGATTTCAATCTTAATTTGATGCAACATGGTCAGAGTTTAACATTTATTACTAATTCGATTCTGAATGGCCTTGATGCGGAGTTCTCGAAAAACAAGCCCCAATTCATATTAGTCCAAGGAGATACAACTACAGCATTTGCTGGGGCTTTGGCAGCCTTTTATAAAAATATTCCTATAGGTCATGTTGAAGCAGGATTAAGGACTGGTTCATTAGATAATCCTTTTCCAGAGGAAGCCAACAGAAGATTAATATCTCAGATTTCAACACTTCATTTTGCACCTACAAAAAATGCATATTTAAATCTTATAAATTCAGGAATTAATAAAGAAAATATTCAAATAACAGGTAATACTGTAGTTGATGCCTTGAAGATCATAGCTGAAAAGGATCTTAAAAATAAATGTAATGAAATCTATTCTGGCGGAGATTATCTTATTCTATTAACAGTACATAGAAGAGAAAATTGGGGAGAAAACCTTAAAAATATAATAATTGCTATTAAAAAAATCGTTCAGTTCCATACTAATATTTCAATTGTTTTACCCATGCATAAAAACAAAATAGTTAGAGATATTTTAAAAAATGAGCTTGGGGAAAATCCCAAAGTTATTCTTACTGAAACACTGCCATATGATCAATTAATATCTGTAATGAAAAAAAGTTACTTTATTATTACTGACTCAGGCGGCATTCAAGAAGAAGCACCTACTTTAGCAAAACCTGTCCTAGTCATAAGAGAAACCACAGAAAGAACTGAGAGTATTGAAGCAAAAACTTCAAAGTTAATAGGTACCAATCCAGATAATATATTTAAAGAAGTTTCAGAATTAATTTTAAATAAAACTAAGTATCAAAAAATGGCAAAAGCTATTAATCCATATGGAGATGGTAATTCAAGCAAACGAATTCTAAGTCACTGTCTTAATTTTTTGAAAATTTGA
- a CDS encoding O-antigen ligase family protein, protein MQNNPKLFNIGRSFFLLGAFTIASAPFISSILFLLSFPISFYLQSTKIFKDRWNQLLIASTFILLIIAFIQNNTYPNIEVEIQERQMLWTPSASLIGLANWIPLFLCFIGARTFLSSKKDRKYFANFLVAGSIPVLVTGFGQYFFNWHGPFNILNNLIIWFQKPLDADQGLSGLFNNENYAGCWLNIIWPFSIALLFEKSLNLFKKGIIVSFLISISTAIFLTSSRNAWGGLIITLSLLLGNNIIFSFFILFISIFVLVNFSNQLPELLDKIFPFLPERLIYIINNFDTSSYEIKAYNRSFIFLFTAKMIKDRLLLGWGASAFPIYYFMENGIYLGHTHNFFLELAFSYGIIPLSLIAATILPICFISFKKVFLNQNNTSFIDLLFDKAWCASFFVLLISQMFDLQYFDGRISFTFWVLLAGVKEIISEKKYNNEILN, encoded by the coding sequence ATGCAAAACAATCCAAAACTCTTCAATATAGGAAGATCCTTTTTTTTATTGGGAGCTTTTACTATTGCTTCAGCTCCATTTATATCATCAATCCTTTTTCTGTTAAGTTTTCCAATTAGTTTTTATTTGCAATCAACAAAAATATTTAAGGATAGATGGAACCAGCTGCTTATTGCTTCAACATTCATACTCTTAATTATCGCTTTCATACAAAACAATACCTACCCAAATATAGAAGTAGAGATTCAAGAAAGGCAAATGCTGTGGACACCCTCAGCTTCATTGATTGGTTTGGCAAATTGGATCCCATTATTTTTATGCTTTATTGGAGCAAGAACCTTTTTATCTTCAAAGAAAGATAGAAAGTATTTTGCAAATTTTCTTGTCGCAGGCTCAATACCTGTATTAGTAACTGGATTTGGGCAATATTTTTTTAATTGGCATGGGCCATTTAATATTTTAAATAACCTGATCATATGGTTCCAAAAACCTCTTGATGCTGATCAAGGTTTGTCTGGTTTATTTAATAATGAAAACTATGCAGGATGCTGGCTAAATATAATATGGCCATTTTCAATAGCTTTATTATTTGAAAAATCATTAAATTTATTTAAAAAAGGAATTATAGTTTCATTTTTAATTTCAATTTCTACTGCAATTTTCCTAACTTCTTCTAGGAATGCATGGGGAGGATTAATAATTACCTTATCGCTATTGTTAGGAAATAATATCATTTTTTCATTTTTTATTTTATTCATTTCGATATTTGTTTTAGTAAATTTTAGTAATCAACTACCCGAATTACTAGATAAAATTTTTCCTTTTTTGCCAGAAAGATTGATCTATATTATTAACAACTTCGACACATCAAGTTATGAGATAAAAGCTTACAACAGATCTTTCATATTCCTTTTTACTGCAAAGATGATAAAGGATAGGCTTCTTCTTGGCTGGGGGGCTTCTGCCTTCCCGATTTACTATTTCATGGAAAATGGAATCTATTTAGGTCACACCCATAACTTCTTTCTTGAATTAGCTTTTAGCTATGGAATAATTCCATTGTCACTAATAGCTGCGACAATTTTACCTATTTGTTTTATTTCCTTTAAAAAAGTTTTTCTTAATCAAAATAATACATCATTCATCGATTTACTTTTTGATAAAGCATGGTGCGCATCCTTCTTCGTCTTGCTAATAAGTCAGATGTTTGATCTTCAATATTTTGATGGGAGAATAAGTTTTACCTTTTGGGTTCTCTTAGCAGGGGTAAAAGAAATAATTTCAGAAAAAAAATATAATAATGAAATATTGAATTAA
- a CDS encoding heparinase II/III domain-containing protein yields MLELANYNYFLDKEHKKLNKISFKFLNVREDLELPIKDWNNKSSRLWQFNLHYFDWSRSWLEEILLEKKQIKYLKYLPHLIDNWIDFNPISKGDGWHSYTLSLRIRNWILLFRFFPELATKKRLNSLWIQTCWLYSHPEKCHGGNHWLENIISLIISSLQFNSIKSEEIYEYAIISLKEELDSQILKDGGHQERSASYHILLLDRLTELAIIIEYFKQERPFWLIEKIHLMVEWIEIASLEKGRMPRFNDSPNNLYESNTDILNFAKSFLNKERKILTPVRDNLIDLIFSNEIKNNSNRYISIDNKLGIRELKDTGWYFLRPGSSWELVFKNGTPCPKHQAAHVHSDQLTFDLFFKGAPVFAEVGTSGYENISERLYERSGEAHNLIQFAIKSDFNKKKINWIESVEVWKSFRAARKSQSLFNKSLKINNKLVVSGENDSLKKINAAHRREISISLDIDGNLDFVLIDQISSRIDLYWRQWWHLGPKVDKKVLKNIIKIAEEKYGAKHTICETYYSEGFGIREKRLSLCLTGEISSGIKKIEIPVKIKNNCNA; encoded by the coding sequence ATGCTCGAATTGGCTAATTATAATTATTTTCTTGATAAGGAACATAAAAAATTAAATAAGATTTCTTTCAAATTCTTAAATGTTAGAGAAGATTTGGAATTGCCTATTAAGGATTGGAATAATAAAAGTTCAAGATTATGGCAATTTAATCTCCATTATTTTGATTGGTCTAGATCTTGGCTTGAAGAAATTTTACTAGAAAAAAAACAAATCAAATATCTTAAATACTTGCCTCATTTAATTGATAATTGGATTGATTTCAACCCAATCTCAAAAGGTGATGGATGGCATAGTTATACACTTTCCTTAAGGATAAGAAATTGGATTTTGTTGTTTAGATTTTTCCCTGAGCTTGCAACAAAAAAAAGATTGAATTCACTTTGGATACAAACTTGTTGGTTATATAGTCATCCTGAAAAATGCCATGGAGGCAATCATTGGCTAGAAAATATTATATCTTTAATTATTTCTAGTCTTCAATTTAATTCGATTAAATCAGAAGAGATATATGAATATGCAATAATTAGTTTAAAGGAGGAATTAGATTCTCAAATACTAAAAGATGGAGGTCATCAAGAAAGGAGCGCCTCATATCACATACTTTTGCTTGATAGATTAACTGAACTGGCAATAATAATAGAATATTTTAAACAAGAAAGACCTTTTTGGCTTATAGAAAAAATTCATTTAATGGTTGAGTGGATAGAGATAGCATCTTTAGAAAAAGGAAGGATGCCAAGATTCAATGATTCTCCTAATAATTTGTACGAATCTAATACAGATATTCTGAATTTTGCTAAATCTTTCTTAAATAAAGAAAGAAAAATATTAACACCTGTTAGAGATAATTTAATTGACTTGATTTTTAGCAATGAAATTAAAAATAACTCTAACAGGTATATATCAATAGATAATAAATTAGGAATAAGAGAACTTAAAGATACTGGATGGTATTTTTTAAGACCAGGATCGAGCTGGGAATTAGTTTTTAAAAATGGAACACCTTGTCCAAAACATCAGGCAGCACATGTTCATTCTGATCAATTAACTTTCGATTTATTTTTTAAAGGAGCACCTGTTTTTGCAGAAGTGGGAACTAGCGGATATGAAAATATATCTGAAAGATTATACGAGCGTTCTGGTGAGGCTCATAACCTAATCCAATTTGCTATCAAATCTGATTTTAATAAGAAAAAAATAAACTGGATTGAATCAGTTGAAGTATGGAAAAGTTTTCGTGCAGCAAGAAAGTCTCAATCCCTATTTAATAAGTCTCTTAAAATTAATAATAAATTAGTTGTTTCAGGAGAAAATGATTCGCTTAAGAAAATCAATGCTGCTCATAGAAGGGAAATTTCAATATCGTTAGATATCGATGGTAATCTTGACTTTGTACTAATAGATCAAATAAGTTCCAGAATAGATTTGTATTGGCGTCAATGGTGGCATTTAGGTCCTAAAGTAGATAAAAAAGTTTTAAAAAATATAATTAAAATCGCAGAAGAAAAGTACGGAGCAAAACATACAATTTGCGAAACATATTATTCTGAGGGTTTTGGGATAAGAGAAAAACGTTTGAGTTTGTGCCTGACAGGGGAAATAAGCAGTGGAATAAAAAAAATAGAAATTCCTGTTAAGATTAAAAATAATTGCAATGCCTAG
- a CDS encoding MraY family glycosyltransferase yields the protein MSEFFENKNLIVFIFSIIISNFAISPIRRIGLKYGVIDRYEKRKDFKGTIVRIGGLSIIIGCSISLLLIANLFNIQFDNQLIYLFSVSLLFFLIGFFDDLFTIKPIPRLFLQASSTLFALTFLENLLFPFFQFARTLDSFNILFLVIGLLITILWIPGVTNAFNWIDGLDGLAGGVSVILYSGLFFVFLSLNLYQYSLYSLAIAGACYGFLIHNYKPASILMGDGGSYFLGFNLAALSLIASNNLIIRDTINSSIFASLFPLILLSVPVLDMFFVILVRIYNLKSPFYPDRNHLHHRLLEFGINYKLTILIILLLNAIAVFSTYLIFSKNELILYSLTFYGILIVSINFLKKFLEGNSK from the coding sequence ATGTCTGAATTTTTTGAAAATAAAAATTTAATTGTATTTATTTTCTCTATCATTATTTCAAATTTTGCAATATCGCCTATACGTAGAATTGGATTAAAGTATGGAGTTATTGATCGATATGAAAAAAGAAAAGATTTCAAAGGGACAATCGTAAGGATAGGTGGATTATCCATTATCATTGGTTGTTCCATTTCTTTATTATTAATTGCGAATCTTTTTAATATTCAATTTGATAATCAACTTATATATCTTTTTTCTGTTTCTCTTTTATTTTTTTTAATAGGTTTTTTTGATGATTTATTTACAATAAAACCTATTCCAAGGCTGTTTCTGCAGGCTTCATCAACATTGTTTGCATTAACATTTCTAGAAAATCTGTTATTCCCATTTTTTCAATTTGCTAGAACATTAGATAGTTTTAATATTCTTTTTTTAGTTATAGGGTTACTAATAACAATTCTTTGGATACCAGGTGTAACTAATGCCTTTAATTGGATTGACGGTTTGGATGGATTAGCTGGAGGGGTATCTGTAATTTTATATTCTGGTTTATTTTTTGTGTTTCTCTCTCTAAATTTATATCAATATTCTTTGTATTCCTTAGCAATAGCCGGAGCCTGTTATGGATTTCTTATCCATAACTATAAACCCGCTTCAATTTTAATGGGTGATGGGGGGTCTTACTTTCTTGGTTTTAACTTGGCAGCATTAAGTCTGATTGCAAGTAATAATCTTATTATTAGAGATACTATTAATAGTTCTATATTTGCATCTTTATTCCCATTGATTTTATTGAGCGTACCGGTATTAGATATGTTTTTTGTAATATTAGTTCGAATTTATAACTTAAAATCCCCATTCTACCCTGATAGAAATCACCTTCATCATAGATTATTAGAATTTGGGATTAATTATAAATTAACAATTTTAATAATTTTGCTATTAAATGCAATAGCCGTATTTAGCACGTATTTGATATTCTCAAAAAATGAGTTGATCTTATATTCATTAACTTTTTACGGTATTTTAATAGTTTCTATAAATTTTTTAAAAAAGTTTTTAGAAGGAAATTCGAAATAG
- the rsmI gene encoding 16S rRNA (cytidine(1402)-2'-O)-methyltransferase, with protein MSTKTSLSHRNQEPENSVLYLVGTPIGNLDDISLRAIKILKNVSLIACEDTRQTIKLMNKLGIKNKLISFNDHNSCKKIPKLINDLKEGKSIALVSDAGMPIICDPGEDLVKNVKSNGIDVICIPGPSAALTALVSSGMASSSFNFEGFLPKKKNEREKILFKICESEKTTVLFESPHRLNRLLEELKEFCGGDREIQVSRELTKKFEENIYDNIYGLIETFRGREIIGEITVVIKARNKLKNSKINEFVLKKELNELITAGLSLSAASSYLAKKKNLKKSIIYNLH; from the coding sequence TTGTCTCATAGAAACCAAGAACCTGAAAATAGTGTTCTTTATCTCGTTGGTACACCTATAGGTAATCTAGATGATATCTCCTTAAGAGCAATCAAAATACTTAAAAACGTTTCTTTAATTGCATGTGAGGATACAAGGCAAACTATTAAGTTAATGAATAAATTAGGAATTAAAAATAAATTAATTAGTTTTAACGACCATAACTCTTGTAAAAAAATTCCTAAATTAATAAATGATCTTAAAGAAGGTAAATCTATAGCTTTGGTTAGTGATGCAGGTATGCCAATAATTTGTGACCCTGGAGAGGATCTTGTCAAAAATGTAAAATCTAATGGGATTGATGTTATTTGCATTCCTGGGCCATCTGCTGCTTTAACAGCTCTTGTTTCAAGTGGGATGGCCTCTTCAAGTTTTAACTTTGAAGGATTCTTACCAAAAAAAAAGAATGAAAGGGAAAAAATTCTTTTTAAAATTTGTGAAAGTGAAAAAACAACAGTCTTATTTGAATCCCCTCATCGACTAAATAGACTTTTAGAAGAATTAAAAGAATTTTGTGGCGGAGACAGAGAAATACAAGTTTCTAGAGAATTAACAAAAAAATTTGAAGAGAATATTTATGACAATATTTACGGTTTAATAGAAACTTTTAGAGGAAGAGAAATAATTGGGGAAATAACAGTAGTTATTAAGGCTAGAAATAAATTAAAAAATTCAAAAATTAATGAATTTGTTTTAAAAAAAGAGTTAAATGAATTAATAACTGCAGGTCTAAGTTTATCTGCCGCTTCAAGTTATTTAGCAAAAAAGAAAAATCTTAAAAAAAGCATAATTTATAATTTGCATTAA
- a CDS encoding mannose-1-phosphate guanylyltransferase/mannose-6-phosphate isomerase produces MSENEIFPVILCGGKGSRLWPLSRQSFPKQFLSICSEDRKSLLQQTYERISTFENIKPPIIICNEEHRFIVAEQMREINIVPSAIILEPYGRNTAPAIAISTLFSLKLAKNPTLLVLSSDHIIKNEMKFREAIKVALKFSQENKIVTFGVIPTSPETGYGYIKSKEPFNLNKINGIDIMEFIEKPTLNKAKALIKDKFFTWNSGIFVSQAITMINEMSLHCPELLDYCKESVYKSEKDLDFIRLNKESFEKCPNISIDIAVMEKTKIGTVIPLNAGWSDIGSWDTVLENAKKDSFGNFSEGRTLIRKTKNSYLSSNSRLLVSLGLEDTIVIETTDAILVANRNFSQDIKNIVEELCEKNMPEGQANKKVYRPWGSFISLEEHPNWQVKLLTIKPGEKLSLQMHQFRSEHWIVVEGQARIEIGDKSLLLSKNQSTYIPKKTKHRIHNAGKVALNVIEVQSGTYLGEDDIIRFEDNYGRNS; encoded by the coding sequence ATGAGTGAAAATGAAATTTTTCCTGTAATTTTATGCGGAGGTAAAGGCTCAAGATTGTGGCCGTTATCTAGACAAAGTTTTCCAAAACAGTTCTTATCAATTTGCTCAGAAGATAGGAAATCTCTTCTTCAGCAAACATATGAAAGAATTTCAACCTTTGAGAATATAAAACCACCAATAATTATTTGTAATGAAGAGCATAGATTTATTGTTGCAGAACAAATGAGAGAAATAAATATTGTTCCAAGTGCAATTATCCTTGAGCCATATGGGAGGAATACAGCTCCTGCAATAGCAATTTCCACATTGTTCTCCTTAAAGTTAGCAAAGAACCCAACGCTTCTTGTATTGTCATCAGATCATATTATTAAAAACGAAATGAAATTTAGAGAGGCTATAAAGGTTGCGTTGAAATTTTCCCAAGAAAACAAGATAGTTACTTTTGGTGTCATCCCAACATCCCCTGAGACAGGCTACGGATATATAAAATCTAAAGAGCCATTTAACTTAAACAAAATAAATGGGATTGATATTATGGAATTCATCGAAAAACCAACATTAAATAAAGCTAAAGCCCTAATTAAAGATAAATTTTTTACTTGGAATAGTGGAATTTTTGTATCTCAGGCTATAACCATGATTAATGAAATGTCCTTACATTGCCCTGAATTATTAGATTATTGCAAAGAATCTGTATATAAAAGCGAAAAAGATCTTGACTTCATTAGATTAAATAAAGAATCCTTCGAAAAATGTCCTAACATTTCCATAGACATTGCAGTAATGGAAAAAACAAAAATTGGGACTGTTATTCCATTAAATGCAGGTTGGAGTGACATTGGTAGTTGGGACACAGTTTTAGAAAACGCTAAAAAAGATTCTTTTGGAAACTTTAGCGAAGGTAGAACATTAATCAGAAAAACAAAAAATTCTTATTTAAGCAGCAATAGCAGATTACTAGTATCACTTGGCCTAGAAGATACAATAGTGATTGAAACCACAGACGCAATTTTGGTTGCCAACCGAAATTTTTCCCAAGATATAAAAAATATAGTTGAAGAACTTTGTGAAAAAAATATGCCTGAAGGACAAGCAAATAAAAAAGTTTATAGACCGTGGGGGTCCTTCATTTCTCTTGAGGAACATCCTAATTGGCAAGTAAAGTTATTAACTATAAAGCCAGGAGAAAAACTATCCTTGCAAATGCATCAATTTCGTTCTGAACATTGGATTGTTGTAGAGGGTCAAGCACGTATTGAGATAGGAGATAAATCATTACTTCTTAGTAAGAATCAAAGCACATATATTCCAAAAAAAACCAAGCATAGAATTCACAACGCCGGCAAGGTGGCTCTTAATGTTATAGAAGTTCAAAGTGGGACCTATCTTGGGGAGGATGACATCATTAGATTTGAAGATAATTACGGACGTAATAGTTAA